The Calothrix sp. PCC 7507 DNA segment TAATTTCTGCCAGTTGTTTGGCTACTTCCACCCGCACACCCCAAAATGAATCATTTTGTAGCGCCGCAGATAATGCTTTGATTGCTTCCAAGCCACCTTTTTTTGCTAAAGCTTCTGCTGCATAGATGCGAGCAGTAGGGTTAGGGTCAAATTCTAACTGGGCTTTTAATTCTGGGACTGGGTATTCCAAAGACACAGTTTTGAGGAAGTTATTCCCCACATCGAAGCTGACAAATTGGGGCTTTTCGGTGAGTGGGAAATAAAAGCTTTGTTCTCGTTCATTGACTCGGACAACAAAAGTTCTGAGTTCTGAGTTCTGAGTGCTGAGTTCGGGATTTGAATTTTGCTGAGTATACCCAAAACCAATGGGAATTTTCAGGTCAAATAAATCGCTGGTAGAATTATTTTCTTTGCTGGCTTGGGTTTGAGTGATTGTGACTTTAGCTAAATTAGCATCCCCATCCCAAGCGTAAGCGACTTTAAAATCAGGATGACCACCACGATAAACATATTGGTCAAAAAGAAAGGTGAGATTACGCCCAGTGGCTTTTTCAATCGCCCTGAGTAAGTCTACTGTTTCGACAGTTTTATGGGCATTATCCTGGACAAATGTTTGCATTGCCAGCCAAAACAATTCTTCTCCCAATTCCGCCCGCATCATGTGATAAACACAAGATCCTTTTTCATAAATGTGGCGATCGTAAAGTTCAATTGCTTCTCGATAAACATGTGTCACCATCGGCCGACGGTAGCGGCTACTATCTTCGCTAAAATAACTCCGCGCTTCCAATAATCGATAATATGCGGCTTCCTGTGCCCCATATTCATGTTCTGTCCACATCACCTCAGAATAGGAAGCCATCCCTTCCTTAATCCAAGCATGAGACCAATGTTTAATTACCAACAAATCGCCAAACCATTGGTGTGCGAGTTCGTGAACTACTAAACTTTCGGTGTTGCGGTTGTCGAGGCTAGCGCGTTCATCTAGCAAACAGCGGTCAGTTAACAGCGTGGTGGAAGTGTTTTCCATCCCGCCAAAAATGAAGTCATCAACGCAAACTTGAGCATATTTTGGGAAAGGATAGATATAACCATACTTTTCGCTCAAAAATTCGATCATCCTCGGAGTCTTGCCCATGCTGCGTTTAGCATCTTCCTCCCGTCCCTTTTCCACATAGTAGGTGACGGGTAAGCCACGCCATTCATCTTGAATCTCGGCAAAATCCCCTATTGCCAAAGTCATCAAGTAGGTAGGATGAACTTGCTGCTGTGACCAATGGTAAATTTTGTAATCACCATCATTCTTGGTATCAATGAGTTCACCATTAGAAATGGCAGTTAGGGGTTTAGGAACGCGAATCCGAATTTCGGAAGTAGAGAGTTGTCCTGGGTAGTCAAAGCAGGGAAACCAGAAGCGAGAGTCTTCATCCTCACCTTGAGTCCAGACTTGGGTGGGCTTATTGGGGTAGTGTTTGTCTGGTTGAATAAAATAGATGCCGCGTTGGGGTTTTTCTGCCGTGTAGGTAATATCAATCAACAGTTGCTTA contains these protein-coding regions:
- a CDS encoding M1 family metallopeptidase, producing the protein MSQSYFDTDNNDRKPFELPGAKPHYNPDRPGQVEHIFLDISLDIPNQRYDASCLISLSPIRNGIDRLTLDAVNLNIKFVHIDQVSQGFDYDGEKLSIHLSEPTQLGKQLLIDITYTAEKPQRGIYFIQPDKHYPNKPTQVWTQGEDEDSRFWFPCFDYPGQLSTSEIRIRVPKPLTAISNGELIDTKNDGDYKIYHWSQQQVHPTYLMTLAIGDFAEIQDEWRGLPVTYYVEKGREEDAKRSMGKTPRMIEFLSEKYGYIYPFPKYAQVCVDDFIFGGMENTSTTLLTDRCLLDERASLDNRNTESLVVHELAHQWFGDLLVIKHWSHAWIKEGMASYSEVMWTEHEYGAQEAAYYRLLEARSYFSEDSSRYRRPMVTHVYREAIELYDRHIYEKGSCVYHMMRAELGEELFWLAMQTFVQDNAHKTVETVDLLRAIEKATGRNLTFLFDQYVYRGGHPDFKVAYAWDGDANLAKVTITQTQASKENNSTSDLFDLKIPIGFGYTQQNSNPELSTQNSELRTFVVRVNEREQSFYFPLTEKPQFVSFDVGNNFLKTVSLEYPVPELKAQLEFDPNPTARIYAAEALAKKGGLEAIKALSAALQNDSFWGVRVEVAKQLAEIKLDQAFDGLIPGLKDKSAFVRRSVVEALAKTKTLESYKAVKGLIQDGDRSYYVEAAAARAIGTIAAANLDEKPKEEKVIKLLKSVLESKAGWNEVVRSGAIAGLAELKISEPALNLVLEYTKIGTPQPLRLSAIRALGKISVGQTPVNLERILERLAELAKETFFLTQVAVLTALGQMETPKAIGILRSLADQTADGRVRRYADEEIAQLQKNIGSESALRQLREELDQLKQQNQELKSRLENLEAKSQNTAS